The following are from one region of the Alicyclobacillus fastidiosus genome:
- a CDS encoding RluA family pseudouridine synthase yields the protein MRCEMRAGFLHVHLDKRYGGWRVEDVLTTALALPMAFSQKLLAAGHVVAGKQTLRRGDELKAGSRLVLKDPTPVSGWPESSGRGVAGFAICYEDDHVLVVNKPAGVIVHSDNPSDLTLDGLVARYYQETGQVLPILHAHRLDRPTTGAVVYAKHGFAARALDAQLVRHRMARRYVAVVCGAELARSQTVDKPIGRDRHRSSFYRVSSTGKEARTHILVRAVSPLQGEHLSLLSCELETGRTHQIRVHCASIGAPILGDVEYGGQRIDHWPARDAIALHACEVSFYHPYDEQDVVVKCPLSNDWSTFLRQEWGIEDDLW from the coding sequence ATGCGATGTGAGATGAGGGCAGGATTTCTTCACGTGCACCTCGACAAGCGGTACGGTGGTTGGCGAGTCGAGGATGTGCTCACGACGGCGCTAGCACTACCGATGGCATTCTCCCAGAAGTTGCTCGCGGCAGGACACGTCGTTGCAGGCAAACAAACGCTGCGCCGCGGCGATGAATTGAAGGCGGGCAGCCGGCTCGTGTTAAAGGACCCAACCCCTGTGTCTGGCTGGCCGGAATCGTCTGGCAGGGGCGTCGCTGGGTTCGCGATCTGTTATGAGGACGATCACGTCCTCGTCGTCAATAAACCTGCAGGCGTCATCGTTCACTCGGACAATCCCTCCGATCTGACCTTGGACGGATTGGTCGCGCGCTACTATCAGGAGACTGGGCAGGTGTTGCCCATTTTACATGCGCACCGGTTGGACAGGCCGACGACAGGGGCGGTCGTGTACGCCAAGCACGGCTTCGCTGCGAGGGCGCTCGATGCACAGCTCGTGCGTCACCGGATGGCTAGGCGTTACGTCGCTGTGGTATGCGGAGCCGAGTTAGCTCGTTCGCAGACGGTGGATAAGCCGATCGGCCGGGATCGACACAGATCCTCGTTCTACCGTGTATCATCAACGGGAAAAGAGGCGCGTACACATATCCTGGTACGAGCTGTTTCGCCGTTGCAAGGGGAACATCTCTCGCTGTTGTCGTGCGAACTTGAGACTGGGCGCACACACCAAATTCGCGTGCACTGCGCTTCCATCGGAGCGCCCATCCTGGGCGATGTGGAGTACGGTGGACAGCGGATTGATCATTGGCCCGCGCGGGACGCCATTGCGCTGCATGCCTGCGAGGTGTCGTTTTATCACCCTTACGACGAACAGGACGTCGTCGTAAAATGTCCGCTATCAAACGATTGGTCGACGTTTTTACGGCAAGAATGGGGAATAGAAGACGATTTGTGGTAG
- a CDS encoding NifU family protein, with amino-acid sequence MSMDSTASIEDRIQEALASIREAIQMDGGDVEFVSYDGMTKTAFVSLQGACVGCPASVMTLKMGVERAIKKVAPDVEYVEAV; translated from the coding sequence ATGTCTATGGATTCCACAGCCTCCATTGAAGACCGTATCCAAGAAGCGCTGGCCTCCATTCGAGAAGCGATTCAAATGGATGGCGGCGATGTCGAGTTTGTGTCGTACGATGGCATGACAAAAACTGCATTTGTATCGCTCCAAGGGGCGTGCGTTGGTTGTCCGGCCAGCGTGATGACCCTAAAGATGGGTGTGGAGCGTGCGATTAAAAAGGTCGCACCAGACGTCGAATACGTCGAAGCGGTCTAA
- a CDS encoding GNAT family N-acetyltransferase: MPNTVHLMVGQKPAPKKVKKKVVQKPKVQAKKKAAKPAAAVLTYRTRTAEDDAYIIQLTRQQLGTIHEQAFGQPFPEEQFLRYIQSGAPTFVIERNGKPIGYYSYLIGPDAKMHVSAMVIDPKHQSSGIGKTVMARLEEEAARQGVRTLEVFVQENNAQSLAFTRSLGFREVFRVEPNTIGFQKQLVKG, encoded by the coding sequence ATGCCGAACACTGTTCATCTAATGGTGGGTCAAAAACCCGCTCCGAAGAAAGTTAAAAAGAAAGTCGTGCAAAAACCGAAGGTGCAAGCGAAGAAGAAGGCCGCCAAGCCGGCTGCCGCAGTTCTCACTTATCGTACTCGCACAGCGGAGGACGACGCGTACATCATTCAGCTCACGCGCCAGCAGTTGGGTACCATCCACGAGCAGGCCTTTGGCCAGCCGTTCCCCGAAGAGCAGTTTCTTCGCTACATTCAGTCGGGTGCCCCAACTTTCGTCATCGAGCGAAACGGCAAGCCCATTGGGTATTACTCGTATTTGATTGGCCCTGACGCGAAGATGCACGTGAGCGCGATGGTCATCGATCCCAAGCATCAGTCATCTGGCATCGGCAAAACCGTGATGGCCCGCTTGGAGGAAGAGGCAGCCCGCCAGGGCGTTCGCACGCTCGAGGTCTTCGTTCAAGAGAACAACGCGCAGAGCCTGGCATTTACACGCAGCCTAGGATTTCGCGAAGTTTTTCGAGTCGAGCCGAACACCATCGGTTTTCAGAAGCAATTGGTCAAGGGTTGA
- a CDS encoding UvrD-helicase domain-containing protein has product MGDERLNLLEGLNPEQKQAVQTVSGPLLVVAGAGSGKTSVLTRRIAYLIGEHKVPVHQILAITFTNKAAREMKERIRKFIGARADDLWMGTFHSICVKILRREAEALGYTANFTILDSDDQQALIAQSLLDLNCDLKKFDPRQIGSVISHWKNLMYTTADVKRLPLDESLNEAVAVDVYELYQARLFAANAMDFDDLIIQTVRLLQTDEDVLRRYQEKFRYILIDEYQDTNQAQYQLVQTLAQAHRNLCAVGDADQAIYAWRGADSENMLRFERDYPEATVILLERNYRSTEAILSAANALIANNQKRREKVLRATRGRGKDVGVVCLTDSEQEAGFVAGTIAQHVEDGGSYGDCAVLYRANAQSRVIEEALMGQAIPYTIVGGLTFYDRREIKDIFCYLRVLTNPKDEISLLRIINTPKRGIGEQTVGRFLDHAHEAGITLFEALKYGEAAGASNRASEAARQFHEQLQELMLWMEGMPVSEYLAEVLHATKYRELYLQSGKKEDLQRVENIDELFSVTKSFDKRRGGTVQEFLAEVSLLSDVDKEKEKGKGNVRLMTMHASKGLEFPVVFLIGMEEGLFPHPRSMDDEQAVEEERNLCYVGMTRAMDQLYMTYAVERTLFGHVTNRDPSRFLSELPDDWVNKVDLAVQHNLAISPGMHVRHVQHGEGIVLHVAAGKDGGDDQVQVMFHPSVGMKWIAKNLLRPKEESVVQ; this is encoded by the coding sequence ATGGGAGACGAACGTTTGAATTTGCTTGAAGGGCTAAATCCGGAACAGAAGCAGGCAGTTCAGACGGTGAGTGGCCCGCTTCTGGTCGTCGCTGGAGCGGGAAGCGGGAAGACTAGTGTGCTCACCCGACGAATTGCGTACTTGATTGGCGAGCACAAGGTTCCTGTGCATCAGATTCTCGCGATCACGTTTACCAATAAAGCGGCGCGCGAGATGAAGGAGCGCATCCGAAAGTTTATCGGTGCCCGCGCAGACGACTTGTGGATGGGTACATTCCACAGCATCTGTGTGAAGATTCTTCGCCGTGAGGCGGAGGCGCTGGGCTACACTGCGAATTTCACCATTCTCGACAGCGATGATCAACAGGCGCTTATCGCGCAGAGTTTACTCGATTTAAACTGTGATTTGAAGAAGTTTGACCCCCGACAAATTGGCAGCGTGATATCACACTGGAAAAATTTAATGTACACCACAGCGGACGTCAAACGTCTACCACTAGACGAGTCCCTCAACGAGGCTGTCGCCGTGGACGTCTACGAGCTGTATCAAGCTCGCCTGTTTGCGGCCAACGCTATGGACTTCGACGACCTCATCATTCAAACGGTCAGGTTGCTCCAAACCGACGAAGACGTGCTCCGGCGCTATCAGGAGAAGTTCCGCTATATTCTGATCGACGAGTATCAGGACACGAACCAAGCGCAGTATCAACTCGTTCAGACCTTGGCGCAGGCGCATCGCAACCTGTGTGCTGTGGGTGACGCCGATCAGGCCATTTACGCGTGGCGAGGCGCCGACAGCGAAAACATGCTGCGGTTCGAGCGGGACTATCCAGAAGCCACGGTGATTTTGCTCGAACGCAACTATCGGTCCACCGAAGCGATTTTGTCGGCGGCGAACGCGCTCATCGCGAACAATCAGAAGCGCCGGGAGAAAGTGCTTCGAGCTACTCGCGGGCGCGGCAAAGACGTCGGTGTCGTCTGCCTGACGGACAGCGAGCAAGAGGCGGGGTTTGTCGCCGGTACCATCGCGCAACACGTAGAAGACGGCGGCAGTTATGGCGATTGTGCCGTGTTGTACCGCGCCAATGCACAGTCGCGCGTCATCGAGGAAGCCTTGATGGGACAGGCTATCCCTTATACGATCGTCGGAGGCCTCACATTTTACGATCGACGCGAGATCAAGGATATCTTTTGCTACTTGCGCGTGCTGACGAATCCGAAGGATGAGATTTCACTGCTGCGGATCATCAATACGCCGAAGCGCGGCATTGGTGAACAGACGGTTGGTCGCTTTCTCGATCACGCCCACGAAGCGGGTATCACACTTTTCGAGGCCTTGAAGTATGGCGAAGCGGCAGGTGCATCGAATCGGGCCAGTGAAGCCGCGCGTCAGTTTCATGAACAACTGCAAGAGCTCATGCTCTGGATGGAAGGCATGCCAGTCAGTGAATACCTGGCTGAAGTGTTGCACGCCACGAAGTATCGCGAATTGTATCTGCAATCTGGCAAGAAGGAAGACCTCCAGCGCGTTGAAAACATCGACGAGCTATTCAGCGTCACGAAGTCGTTTGATAAACGCCGCGGCGGCACTGTTCAGGAGTTTCTCGCAGAGGTGAGTCTTCTAAGCGATGTCGATAAGGAGAAGGAGAAAGGCAAAGGCAATGTCCGGCTGATGACGATGCACGCGAGCAAGGGCCTCGAGTTCCCAGTGGTGTTTCTCATTGGCATGGAAGAGGGGCTATTTCCGCACCCGCGGTCGATGGACGACGAACAGGCTGTGGAAGAAGAGCGGAATCTTTGTTATGTTGGCATGACGAGGGCCATGGATCAACTATATATGACTTATGCGGTCGAGCGGACGCTTTTCGGCCATGTGACGAACCGAGATCCGTCGAGATTTCTCAGCGAATTGCCGGACGACTGGGTCAACAAAGTCGATCTCGCCGTGCAGCACAACTTGGCCATCAGCCCTGGGATGCACGTGCGCCACGTCCAGCATGGCGAAGGTATCGTCCTGCACGTAGCAGCTGGCAAAGACGGCGGTGACGACCAGGTCCAGGTGATGTTCCATCCGTCCGTGGGCATGAAGTGGATCGCCAAGAATCTGCTACGGCCAAAGGAAGAATCCGTGGTACAATAA
- a CDS encoding long-chain fatty acid--CoA ligase, with product MSNSIPYSSLPQTFFETAYQHSGRLALSDPAGADADSLTFAQMSARIFGVAHSLLGHGVQAGERVGLISAGRSWWPICDFAILTIGAWTVPVYPSLPPNQLGFIVRHSGMSGIFVEDAKQLAKLVAAHQEEALPIRFVVILNEQEYRGSDVLSAPWPVYSYRSWSQQKADEAIVRTRLRAVQLDDVATIVYTSGTTGLPKGVLLTHRNILSNYVAVKERLDIGPEDVHLSYLPLSHIFERTCGEYIPLLSGSAVYYATSIDTIVADFARVRPTMFTTVPRLLEKVQERVEGQMREAGGIKQRIFESAMAAGAKLYVERRRVSPVRTKLFDKLVYQKIKQVMGGRLRFIVSGGAPLSPHVCRFFMALGMQVYEGYGMTETSPVIAFNSPDAPRLGTVGRRLSNVEVKVASDGELLVRGPSISPGYYDNDEANLQAYTEDGWLRTGDMAEVSADGYIKITDRKKHLIVLSTGKKVTPAPIEAEILQSPYIDQVCLIGQGRKFVAAVVVPNEAATAGWKRKHSELAHDSAQMVALLEAEVARTTAQFARFEQPKRIVVAEPFTIENDLLTPSLKVKPKQVGERYQAEIDALYRLPAADVTEPSRVMADEVGMSIPHN from the coding sequence ATGTCCAACTCCATCCCGTATTCCTCATTGCCGCAAACCTTTTTTGAAACCGCTTACCAACACTCTGGCCGCCTCGCCTTGTCCGATCCGGCGGGCGCCGACGCCGATTCACTGACGTTCGCCCAGATGTCTGCGAGAATCTTCGGCGTAGCGCACAGCCTCTTGGGGCACGGCGTGCAGGCTGGCGAGCGGGTGGGGCTGATCTCTGCCGGCCGGTCGTGGTGGCCGATTTGCGATTTTGCCATTCTGACGATCGGAGCGTGGACCGTTCCAGTGTATCCAAGTCTGCCGCCCAATCAGTTGGGCTTCATCGTCCGCCACTCAGGCATGTCTGGGATCTTCGTCGAAGACGCGAAACAACTCGCGAAGCTCGTCGCCGCCCATCAGGAGGAGGCATTGCCAATTCGGTTCGTGGTCATCCTGAACGAGCAGGAGTACAGGGGATCAGACGTGCTTTCGGCGCCGTGGCCCGTGTATAGTTACCGCTCGTGGAGCCAACAGAAGGCAGACGAAGCCATCGTTCGAACTCGCCTGCGGGCGGTGCAGTTGGACGACGTCGCGACGATCGTCTACACCTCAGGAACTACTGGCCTGCCAAAAGGCGTCCTGCTCACGCATCGAAACATCCTGTCAAACTACGTCGCTGTCAAGGAGCGACTCGACATTGGCCCAGAGGACGTCCACTTGTCGTACCTGCCCTTGAGCCATATCTTTGAGCGCACATGCGGCGAATATATTCCTCTGCTATCGGGTAGTGCGGTGTACTATGCGACCAGTATCGACACGATCGTCGCGGACTTCGCCCGCGTTCGGCCAACGATGTTTACCACCGTTCCCCGGTTGCTTGAAAAGGTTCAAGAGCGGGTTGAAGGGCAGATGCGAGAGGCCGGCGGCATCAAACAGCGGATCTTTGAAAGCGCTATGGCGGCTGGAGCGAAGCTGTATGTCGAGAGGAGACGTGTATCGCCGGTTCGAACAAAGCTGTTCGACAAGTTGGTCTATCAGAAAATCAAGCAGGTCATGGGCGGGAGACTCCGCTTTATCGTCAGTGGAGGAGCACCCCTCTCGCCGCACGTCTGCCGATTTTTTATGGCACTGGGCATGCAGGTATACGAGGGGTATGGGATGACTGAGACTTCACCGGTCATCGCTTTTAACTCTCCAGACGCGCCGCGCCTTGGGACGGTTGGCCGACGGTTGAGCAACGTCGAGGTGAAGGTGGCCAGCGACGGCGAGCTACTGGTGCGCGGCCCTAGTATCTCGCCCGGGTATTACGATAATGACGAGGCGAATCTCCAGGCGTATACAGAGGACGGCTGGCTGCGTACCGGCGACATGGCGGAGGTGTCCGCGGATGGATATATCAAAATCACAGATAGAAAGAAGCATCTGATTGTTCTGTCCACCGGGAAGAAAGTCACCCCAGCGCCGATTGAGGCAGAGATCTTGCAAAGCCCCTACATTGATCAGGTGTGCCTCATCGGCCAGGGCCGCAAATTTGTCGCGGCCGTCGTCGTCCCGAATGAGGCTGCCACGGCTGGGTGGAAGCGCAAACATTCAGAGCTCGCGCACGATTCAGCTCAAATGGTGGCTCTCCTGGAAGCGGAGGTCGCGCGGACCACCGCACAATTCGCGAGGTTTGAGCAGCCGAAGCGAATCGTCGTGGCAGAGCCCTTCACGATCGAAAACGATCTGCTGACGCCATCGCTGAAAGTGAAACCGAAACAGGTCGGCGAACGCTATCAAGCGGAAATTGACGCCCTCTATCGCCTCCCGGCGGCTGACGTGACAGAGCCTTCGCGGGTCATGGCAGATGAGGTTGGGATGTCGATTCCGCACAACTGA
- a CDS encoding VTT domain-containing protein translates to MKNRGPILRILSILSLLACLVLIRVPYLGALGERGHGFSGALMFVALQAIASILPIPSEPVMTACLRAQGTVAGSIENWLGALAGGVILFFVGRIAAPSISRLVHHPRAYPTYRRIVDRLQPGGFWTLVFIQLLPLPFLAVNLILGAIPGVSLLAYALASALGMAPYQVAWALVYVGVMHTGHLALTTLLVAVALGALVVIYRIAKIRSKK, encoded by the coding sequence ATGAAGAATAGGGGTCCTATCCTCCGCATCCTTTCTATACTCTCTTTACTTGCGTGTTTGGTGCTTATCCGCGTACCGTATCTCGGTGCGCTTGGCGAGCGTGGGCACGGGTTCTCAGGAGCCCTGATGTTTGTCGCATTGCAAGCCATTGCCAGCATTTTGCCGATCCCATCGGAGCCCGTGATGACAGCCTGCTTACGCGCACAGGGGACGGTGGCAGGGAGCATCGAAAATTGGTTGGGTGCGCTCGCCGGAGGCGTGATTCTGTTTTTCGTCGGGCGCATCGCGGCACCGAGTATTTCGAGGCTGGTTCATCATCCGCGCGCGTACCCGACGTATCGACGCATTGTCGACCGCCTACAACCAGGGGGATTTTGGACACTCGTCTTCATTCAACTCCTGCCGCTCCCATTTCTCGCGGTGAATCTCATCCTTGGAGCAATTCCCGGCGTTTCACTGCTCGCATACGCGCTGGCGAGCGCGCTTGGCATGGCTCCGTACCAGGTAGCCTGGGCACTCGTGTATGTCGGCGTAATGCACACAGGACATCTCGCGCTGACGACGCTTCTCGTGGCAGTTGCCCTCGGCGCGCTGGTGGTCATTTACCGGATAGCAAAAATCAGGTCAAAAAAATAA
- a CDS encoding DJ-1/PfpI family protein: protein MYKVGLVALPQFALAGVCTLLQSVQQREWRLRVFSLTGDSVTTAEGLRLMADAAMQDTVPLDLHLLIIPGGHYTSEIWNDTRLHRFLRQYDGQRRWIATASEGIICVAAAGLLGGTMYSAPEGIDASFAHLLRHAVRRQSPVTVDANVISSDSTEPAAFADVVCQRVELQF from the coding sequence ATGTATAAAGTGGGACTGGTGGCTTTGCCACAGTTTGCACTTGCTGGCGTGTGCACACTGCTACAGTCGGTGCAACAGCGGGAGTGGCGGTTGCGCGTGTTCTCCCTGACTGGTGATAGTGTGACCACTGCTGAGGGACTGCGGCTGATGGCTGACGCCGCCATGCAGGATACCGTACCTCTCGATTTACATCTGCTTATCATCCCTGGTGGTCATTATACATCGGAGATTTGGAATGACACCCGATTACATCGGTTTCTGCGCCAATACGACGGACAACGGCGATGGATCGCCACCGCGTCCGAAGGCATTATCTGCGTCGCAGCGGCTGGCCTCTTAGGAGGGACGATGTACAGTGCACCAGAGGGCATCGATGCCAGTTTCGCACACCTCTTGCGGCACGCCGTTCGTCGGCAAAGCCCCGTCACCGTGGATGCGAATGTCATCTCCTCTGACAGTACCGAACCTGCGGCCTTCGCGGACGTCGTCTGTCAGAGAGTCGAATTGCAATTTTAA
- a CDS encoding peptidylprolyl isomerase: protein MRFRHTVQGLAVALVALTLAAGCGTNNSTGGSAQKQPSQSNPSAAAKQPVLKPTTKQWSSPPKMMIDTSKQYNAVVHTNYGDFTIQLFAKQSPLTVNNFVFLAKNNFYHDDKFFRIIQSFMIQTGDPKNNGTGGPGYQFKDELPPKEKYAPGIVAMANAGANTNGSQFFIGTGQQVDSLNQEPNYTIFGKVVSGMDVVDKIAAIPVVENPQSGEDSEPTKTAYIESVDIQEK, encoded by the coding sequence ATGCGTTTTCGTCACACAGTCCAAGGCTTGGCCGTGGCGTTGGTCGCGCTGACACTCGCCGCAGGTTGTGGAACCAATAACAGCACGGGTGGCTCCGCGCAAAAACAGCCTTCGCAAAGCAACCCGAGCGCCGCTGCGAAACAACCCGTGTTGAAACCCACGACCAAACAGTGGTCGTCGCCACCGAAGATGATGATCGATACAAGCAAACAGTATAATGCAGTCGTACATACGAATTACGGAGACTTCACGATTCAGCTGTTTGCCAAACAGAGCCCCTTGACCGTCAACAATTTCGTCTTTCTGGCGAAGAATAACTTCTACCACGACGATAAGTTTTTCCGGATTATCCAATCGTTCATGATTCAGACAGGGGATCCGAAAAATAATGGGACCGGGGGCCCCGGGTACCAATTCAAAGACGAGTTGCCACCGAAGGAAAAATACGCCCCAGGCATCGTGGCGATGGCGAATGCCGGCGCCAATACAAATGGCAGCCAGTTCTTTATCGGCACCGGACAACAAGTGGACAGCCTAAATCAGGAACCTAATTACACGATTTTCGGAAAAGTGGTGTCCGGGATGGACGTTGTCGACAAGATCGCCGCGATTCCGGTCGTGGAAAATCCACAGAGCGGTGAAGACAGTGAACCGACAAAGACGGCTTACATCGAGTCTGTCGACATTCAAGAGAAGTAA
- a CDS encoding phosphocholine cytidylyltransferase family protein codes for MTATSIILAAGRSMRLRPLTDHQPKCLLDMGPKKILDWQLDALKSVGVLDVRMVVGYQKEMIQSHIANHHPELRVTYIENPDFETTNTLYSLAKALRDFEGDFYYMNADVVFEQSILQRLSTYSGGGFLAIDRKQCREEEVKVQVDNDQITAIGKHLDPGASYGEFIGVANFTGDFAKRFRATVLDEAVSPNEMKFFEHALDVMADKHDMFAVDITGLPCVEVDFPEDYEYAIQEVLHAFVQVTKDE; via the coding sequence GTGACGGCAACAAGTATCATTCTTGCGGCGGGTCGTTCCATGCGACTGCGCCCGCTCACTGATCATCAACCAAAGTGCCTGTTGGACATGGGCCCGAAAAAGATATTGGATTGGCAGCTCGACGCGCTCAAATCCGTCGGTGTGCTAGACGTCCGCATGGTCGTCGGTTACCAAAAGGAAATGATTCAAAGCCATATCGCAAATCACCACCCGGAATTGCGAGTCACATATATTGAGAACCCGGATTTCGAGACAACCAACACCCTGTACTCACTTGCAAAAGCCCTGCGGGATTTCGAAGGTGATTTCTACTACATGAATGCCGATGTCGTCTTCGAACAGAGCATTTTGCAGCGCCTGAGTACCTACTCGGGCGGCGGCTTCCTCGCCATCGACCGCAAACAGTGCCGCGAAGAGGAAGTAAAAGTCCAGGTAGACAACGACCAAATTACGGCGATCGGCAAGCACTTAGATCCTGGTGCGAGCTACGGCGAGTTCATCGGCGTCGCCAATTTTACTGGCGACTTTGCCAAACGTTTCCGCGCTACGGTGCTCGACGAGGCGGTGTCGCCGAACGAGATGAAATTTTTCGAACATGCGCTCGACGTGATGGCGGACAAGCACGACATGTTTGCCGTGGACATCACTGGCCTGCCTTGTGTCGAAGTCGACTTCCCTGAGGACTATGAATACGCCATTCAGGAGGTCCTTCACGCGTTTGTGCAGGTGACGAAAGATGAGTGA
- a CDS encoding CDP-alcohol phosphatidyltransferase family protein, protein MSELAKINACAKRPIDIWTNFIYYPLSIRLVYAVRKTGITPNALTISSLIIALVGCAFFLRGVRQDVLIGLLLVQISYVVDCADGQLARYKQQFSPVGGWIDQVADRIKEFSIYTSLAYGYTRLHGSDNQIWLYAMFALFVLYLLEYYGQIRMGKPQPAVSAQPSATREEDAQSQDGFARAQRLRAFIPFRGFLIGEQYFALLAFIVFDAVRPFFLFVGILGGLMCIYRPVIQYVKLKRNSM, encoded by the coding sequence ATGAGTGAACTCGCCAAAATCAACGCGTGTGCGAAACGGCCTATCGATATTTGGACAAATTTCATTTATTACCCGTTGTCCATTCGCCTCGTCTACGCCGTTCGCAAAACCGGTATCACGCCGAACGCGTTGACGATATCGTCGCTCATCATCGCGCTGGTTGGCTGCGCATTTTTCCTGCGCGGAGTGCGGCAAGATGTACTCATTGGACTTCTACTCGTCCAAATCTCTTACGTGGTCGACTGTGCCGATGGGCAACTTGCACGCTACAAGCAGCAGTTTTCCCCTGTAGGCGGATGGATTGACCAGGTTGCCGATAGAATCAAGGAATTTTCCATTTACACGAGTCTTGCCTATGGCTATACGAGGTTACATGGCTCCGACAACCAAATCTGGTTGTATGCGATGTTCGCTCTATTCGTCCTCTATCTATTGGAGTATTACGGGCAGATTCGCATGGGCAAACCACAGCCGGCTGTCAGCGCACAACCTAGTGCAACTAGAGAAGAAGACGCGCAATCGCAGGACGGTTTTGCACGTGCTCAACGGTTGCGCGCGTTCATTCCATTTCGGGGCTTTCTCATTGGCGAACAGTACTTTGCGTTGCTCGCGTTCATCGTATTTGACGCGGTTCGTCCATTCTTCCTGTTCGTCGGTATCCTTGGTGGGCTCATGTGTATCTATCGGCCCGTCATTCAGTACGTGAAATTAAAGCGCAACAGTATGTAA
- a CDS encoding glycosyltransferase: MYPTVVITAAVPWDGITARPQHLARQLAGRGWPVLFVEPPVTLIGPFRNPSLRDKMLPKTPVAEVQSLGDGQIRVLQPMTTIPFYHMARFVNRFNQRLLARQIRQHVHSDVILLSNLPSSVDLIPWLSPIATFYDCVDDHGAFGGLTRSDVIESLEADMGYQSRAVFATADALVEKMRRFHNDVYLVPNAVELDHFAQTSTAAPHPDLGDIPSPRVGFIGGIGAWLDFELLYNLATTRKDVQFVFVGPVETDVSRIRALPNVHFLGRRPYAQLPEFLAGFDACLYPFANTKLTESVNPVKVYEYLAAGKEVLATPTREMSKFTDHVWLTPDADSAASAITAILSGQTRSALQARETFLREQTWSARGSQIESVILRHLPDSFKA; this comes from the coding sequence ATGTACCCAACCGTCGTCATCACTGCTGCCGTCCCTTGGGACGGCATCACCGCCCGGCCACAGCACCTCGCCAGACAATTGGCGGGGCGCGGTTGGCCTGTTTTGTTCGTCGAGCCGCCCGTGACGCTCATCGGTCCCTTTCGCAATCCGTCCTTGCGCGACAAAATGCTCCCGAAGACCCCAGTAGCCGAGGTGCAATCCCTTGGCGACGGGCAAATTCGAGTACTGCAGCCGATGACGACGATTCCCTTTTATCACATGGCTCGTTTCGTAAACCGGTTCAACCAGCGGCTGCTAGCCCGACAGATCCGCCAGCACGTCCACTCTGACGTCATTCTCCTGTCCAACTTACCCAGTTCAGTCGATTTGATTCCGTGGCTCAGCCCTATCGCCACTTTCTACGACTGCGTCGACGATCACGGCGCGTTTGGCGGCCTCACGCGAAGTGACGTGATCGAGTCACTCGAAGCGGATATGGGTTATCAGAGTCGTGCCGTCTTCGCTACGGCCGACGCACTCGTGGAGAAAATGCGGCGCTTTCACAACGATGTGTACCTCGTTCCAAACGCAGTCGAGCTCGATCACTTCGCGCAGACCTCAACTGCTGCACCACACCCCGACCTCGGCGACATCCCTTCGCCTCGCGTCGGCTTCATCGGCGGCATTGGAGCTTGGTTAGACTTCGAGTTGCTCTACAACCTAGCCACGACGCGCAAGGACGTTCAATTTGTGTTCGTCGGCCCGGTGGAAACGGATGTGTCAAGAATCCGTGCCTTGCCGAACGTCCACTTCCTTGGCCGCAGGCCGTACGCACAATTACCGGAGTTCCTCGCCGGCTTCGACGCGTGTCTCTATCCGTTCGCGAACACGAAGCTGACGGAGAGCGTGAATCCGGTGAAGGTTTATGAATACCTAGCCGCTGGCAAGGAAGTTCTCGCGACGCCAACGCGTGAAATGAGTAAATTTACCGACCATGTCTGGCTGACGCCTGACGCAGACAGCGCGGCATCAGCCATCACGGCCATCCTATCCGGTCAAACTCGCTCCGCCCTGCAGGCGCGTGAAACGTTTCTGCGCGAACAGACGTGGTCGGCGCGCGGAAGTCAAATTGAGTCTGTCATCCTGCGACATCTTCCAGATTCATTCAAGGCTTAA